A stretch of Brassica rapa cultivar Chiifu-401-42 chromosome A08, CAAS_Brap_v3.01, whole genome shotgun sequence DNA encodes these proteins:
- the LOC103848746 gene encoding serine carboxypeptidase-like 31 encodes MDYHTKNMLISLCFTTLLILLPVVTCTRQHRSNSPKQRSLLANEQDLVTNLPGQPHVSFKHYAGYVPVDESNGRAMFYWFFEAMDLPKEKPLVLWLNGGPGCSSVGYGATQEIGPFLVDTKENGLTFNPYAWNKEANMLFLESPVGVGFSYSNTTSDYQKLDDDFTARDAFTFLCNWFEKFPEHKGNTFYIAGESYAGKYVPVLAEVVYDNNKNSSSSLHINLKGILLGNPETSDAEDWRGWVDYAWSHAVISDETHRIITRTCNFSSDNTWSDDECSEAVAEVQKQYDEIDIYSLYTSVCIGDSARSSYLDSAQFKTNSHIGSKTVPPRRLGGYDPCLDDYARTFYNRADVQKSLHASDGVNLKNWKICNMEIFHNWTYLKPSVLPIYEKLIAGGLRIWVYSGDTDGRVPVLATRYSLSALELPIKTAWRPWYHEKQVSGWLQEYEGLTFATFRGAGHAVPSFKPSSSLAFFSAFLTGIPPPPSR; translated from the exons ATGGATTATCACACCAAGAACATGTTAATTTCTTTGTGTTTTACCACTCTTTTAATATTACTCCCGGTAGTTACATGTACTAGACAACACAGGTCTAATAGCCCGAAACAAAGGAGCTTGTTGGCCAACGAGCAAGATCTCGTGACAAATTTGCCTGGGCAGCCTCATGTGAGTTTCAAACATTATGCTGGTTACGTCCCTGTCGACGAATCCAACGGAAGAGCTATGTTTTATTGGTTCTTTGAGGCCATGGACCTTCCCAAGGAGAAACCTCTAGTTCTCTGGCTTAATGGAG GTCCAGGTTGTTCTTCTGTGGGATATGGGGCAACACAAGAAATCGGTCCTTTTCTCGTGGACACCAAAGAAAACGGACTTACTTTTAATCCATACGCATGGAATAAAG AGGCAAACATGCTGTTTTTAGAATCTCCCGTCGGTGTTGGCTTTTCGTATTCAAACACAACTAGCGATTATCAAAAACTTGACGATGACTTTACAG CAAGAGACGCATTCACTTTTCTTTGCAACTGGTTCGAGAAATTCCCAGAACACAAAGGAAATACGTTCTACATCGCAGGCGAAAGCTACGCAG GAAAATACGTACCGGTGCTAGCAGAGGTCGTGTACGATAACAATAAGAACAGTAGTTCATCACTTCACATCAACCTTAAGGGTATTTTG CTAGGGAATCCTGAGACATCAGATGCAGAGGATTGGAGAGGTTGGGTGGATTACGCATGGAGCCACGCGGTAATATCTGATGAGACGCATAGGATCATAACCAGGACTTGCAATTTCAGCAGCGATAATACTTGGAGCGACGACGAGTGCTCTGAAGCCGTAGCAGAAGTTCAGAAGCAGTACGACGAGATCGACATCTATAGCCTCTATACATCGGTTTGTATAGGAGATTCTGCACGGTCCTCGTACTTGGATTCAGcacaatttaaaacaaattctcATATCGGCTCCAAGACG GTGCCGCCAAGGCGCTTGGGTGGATATGATCCATGCTTAGACGATTACGCGAGAACATTTTACAATAGAGCAGATGTTCAGAAGTCTCTTCACGCGAGTGATGGAGTTAATCTTAAGAACTGGAAGATTTGCAA CATGGAGATCTTCCATAATTGGACTTATTTAAAGCCCTCGGTTTTGCCTATATACGAGAAACTCATCGCCGGGGGATTAAGAATTTGGGTTTACAG TGGTGACACAGACGGAAGAGTTCCAGTACTGGCGACAAGGTACAGCTTAAGCGCACTAGAATTACCCATCAAGACAGCTTGGAGGCCATGGTATCATGAAAAACAGGTAAGTGGGTGGCTTCAGGAATACGAAGGTCTAACGTTTGCTACGTTCAGAGGAGCTGGACATGCGGTGCCTTCCTTTAAACCAAGCAGCTCTCTCGCCTTTTTCTCGGCCTTTCTCACCGGAATTCCTCCGCCACCGTCTCGGTAG
- the LOC103848747 gene encoding caffeoylshikimate esterase — MSDHDLSPEINFWGDTPEQDYFTLKGITGSKSYFTSPRGLNLFTRSWLPSSSSSPPRGIIFMVHGYGNDISWTFQSTAIFLAQNGFACFALDIEGHGRSDGVRAYVPSVDLVVDDLISFLDSIKKQPKYQTSPRFLFGESMGGAISLLIHFLDPVAFDGAVLVAPMCKISDKVRPKWPIDRILITISSLVPTWAIVPTEDLLEKCIKVEEKKPIAKRNPMRYGGKPRLGTVMELLRVTDYLGKKLKDVSVPFLVLHGSADVVTDPEVSRELYESAKSEDKTLKIYDGMMHSMLFGETDENIEIVRGDIVGWLNDRCGGDRT, encoded by the coding sequence ATGTCTGATCACGATCTCTCTCCAGAGATCAACTTCTGGGGAGACACTCCAGAACAAGACTACTTCACTCTCAAAGGCATCACCGGCTCCAAATCCTACTTCACATCCCCTCGAGGTCTCAACCTCTTCACCCGCTCGTGGctcccctcctcctcctcctctccgcCACGTGGCATCATCTTCATGGTCCACGGCTACGGCAACGACATCAGCTGGACGTTCCAGTCCACCGCCATCTTCCTCGCCCAAAACGGCTTCGCCTGCTTCGCTCTCGACATCGAAGGCCACGGCAGATCCGACGGCGTCCGCGCCTACGTCCCCTCCGTGGACCTCGTCGTCGACGACCTCATTTCTTTCTTGGATTCGATCAAGAAACAACCAAAGTATCAAACCTCCCCTCGGTTCCTCTTCGGAGAATCGATGGGAGGAGCTATCTCTCTCCTGATCCACTTCCTAGATCCGGTAGCCTTCGACGGAGCCGTTCTCGTCGCTCCGATGTGTAAAATCTCCGACAAGGTGAGGCCTAAGTGGCCGATCGATCGGATCCTGATCACGATCTCTAGTCTCGTTCCGACATGGGCCATTGTTCCGACGGAGGATCTGTTGGAGAAGTGCATCAAGGTGGAGGAGAAGAAGCCCATCGCGAAGAGGAATCCGATGAGGTACGGTGGGAAGCCGAGGCTGGGGACGGTGATGGAGCTGCTTAGGGTTACGGATTACTTGGGGAAGAAGCTAAAGGATGTGAGCGTTCCTTTCCTTGTGCTGCACGGGAGCGCGGACGTTGTGACGGATCCTGAGGTGAGTAGAGAGTTGTATGAGAGTGCGAAGAGTGAGGACAAGACGTTGAAGATTTATGATGGGATGATGCATTCGATGTTGTTCGGTGAGACTGATGAGAATATTGAGATTGTTCGTGGGGATATTgttggttggttgaatgatagatgtgGTGGAGACAGAACATAG